Below is a window of Candidatus Deferrimicrobiaceae bacterium DNA.
GGGGAGTTCACCATCGCCGACGTGATCGAATCGATCTCGCAGAAGATGGTGCGGAGGCACCCGCACGTCTTCTCCGATGCCAGTGCGGCAACACCGGAAGCGGTTTCCCTTCAGTGGGAACATATCAAGAAAACAAAGGAAAACCGGAATCATGCCTCCCGCATCGGGGGCGTCCCCGAGAGTTTCCCCTCCCTTCTCCGGGCAGCCAAGATCACGAAAAAGGCGGCTCGAGCTGGATTCGACTGGGAAAACACCGGCCAGGTCGAAAAAAAGGTCGGGGAGGAGATCGAGGAGCTCAAAGAAGCGATTGCCGCGGGAGACCCCGAGGAGATGGAGCACGAGTTGGGGGACACGTTCTTCGCGCTGGTCAACCTTGCCCGGTTCCTCAATGTCAACCCGGAGGTCGCCATGGCCGCGGCCAACAAGCGGTTCGAGCGCCGGTTCGAAGCGATGGAAAAAATCGCCGAGGAATCAGGCCGTTCCATCGAGCAGACGGATCCGTCCACGCTCGACCTGTTTTGGGAAAAAGCGAAAAAGATGACGAAGTGACC
It encodes the following:
- the mazG gene encoding nucleoside triphosphate pyrophosphohydrolase yields the protein MGNFSSLVQIMARLRGEGGCEWDRAQTQATLRPYLLEEAHEVVDAISRKDPALLCEELGDLLLQILFHAQIASEKGEFTIADVIESISQKMVRRHPHVFSDASAATPEAVSLQWEHIKKTKENRNHASRIGGVPESFPSLLRAAKITKKAARAGFDWENTGQVEKKVGEEIEELKEAIAAGDPEEMEHELGDTFFALVNLARFLNVNPEVAMAAANKRFERRFEAMEKIAEESGRSIEQTDPSTLDLFWEKAKKMTK